In Sphingomonas sp. SUN019, one genomic interval encodes:
- a CDS encoding histidine phosphatase family protein: protein MRAFIVRHGNTFAPHEEPRRIGARTDLPLVDSGRAQAEALAAHFAARGVRFARCLCSPLLRTRQTAAIVAPDCTIEPTGWLREIDHGPDENRTEAQVIARIGAPALRAWEENAEPPPGWTVDAEARLEAWRTWLTTPPPGDTLLVTSNGAARYARLVLDLPPAKLRTGAFGEVSWEGGKAEINRWDVRPN, encoded by the coding sequence ATGCGCGCCTTCATCGTCCGCCACGGCAACACTTTCGCACCGCACGAAGAACCCCGCCGCATCGGCGCACGCACCGATCTGCCCCTGGTCGACAGCGGCCGCGCCCAGGCCGAAGCGCTCGCCGCTCATTTCGCCGCCCGCGGCGTCCGCTTCGCCCGCTGCCTGTGCTCCCCCCTCCTCCGCACCCGCCAGACCGCCGCGATCGTCGCGCCCGATTGCACGATCGAGCCAACCGGCTGGCTCCGCGAAATCGACCACGGCCCCGACGAAAACCGCACCGAAGCCCAAGTCATCGCCCGCATCGGCGCACCCGCGTTGCGGGCATGGGAAGAGAACGCCGAACCGCCCCCCGGCTGGACTGTGGACGCCGAAGCGCGGCTGGAGGCATGGCGCACTTGGCTGACCACCCCACCCCCCGGCGACACGCTGCTGGTCACCAGCAACGGCGCCGCCCGCTACGCGCGCTTGGTGCTGGACCTGCCGCCCGCGAAGTTGCGAACCGGGGCTTTCGGAGAGGTGTCATGGGAGGGCGGCAAGGCGGAAATCAATCGCTGGGATGTACGGCCAAACTGA
- a CDS encoding class I SAM-dependent methyltransferase: MSIFEEIVTRCDGMLSPAAYQALYEAGRRGGLIVEVGTALGAATVALALGLKDSGRPGRVISFDPMLGGPRRQISTSSARVDHITESLRHFAVDEFVTLVTSTLPDGLGRIPADEKISVLVIDADGRIDRDLIAVYDMVEAGGMIIVDDVLDKVRLRKSGNSKYRIDAKMRLSYLLVKILEDDRFISPMFAVGNTYFGEKPYLFNAPIDPIRMLEGYRQIVFCDARMSKGQMMRYRILRLAERHMPRQLQHARMMYRRRVEATQ, from the coding sequence ATGAGTATTTTTGAAGAAATTGTGACGCGTTGCGACGGTATGCTCTCGCCCGCCGCCTATCAGGCACTTTATGAAGCTGGGCGTCGTGGCGGATTGATCGTCGAGGTTGGCACTGCGCTGGGCGCGGCGACTGTGGCGTTGGCGCTTGGACTGAAGGATTCCGGCCGTCCCGGGCGAGTCATAAGCTTCGATCCAATGTTGGGCGGACCTCGTCGCCAGATATCGACATCTTCGGCGCGGGTCGATCACATTACGGAAAGCCTGCGGCATTTCGCGGTCGACGAGTTCGTTACGCTGGTAACGTCGACGCTTCCGGATGGTCTGGGCAGAATTCCGGCGGATGAAAAGATCTCGGTGTTGGTGATTGACGCGGATGGCCGGATCGATCGCGATCTGATCGCCGTATATGACATGGTCGAGGCTGGCGGGATGATAATCGTCGACGATGTTCTGGACAAGGTTCGTTTGAGAAAAAGTGGAAACAGCAAGTACAGGATAGACGCAAAAATGCGGCTATCCTATTTGTTGGTGAAGATATTGGAGGATGACAGGTTCATCTCTCCTATGTTTGCGGTGGGCAATACATATTTTGGTGAAAAGCCTTATCTCTTCAACGCGCCGATCGACCCGATAAGAATGCTTGAAGGCTATCGGCAGATAGTATTTTGTGATGCGCGCATGTCCAAGGGCCAGATGATGCGGTATCGAATTTTGAGGCTCGCCGAGCGTCACATGCCGCGCCAGCTTCAACATGCGCGTATGATGTATCGAAGGCGGGTTGAAGCCACGCAGTAG